In Armatimonadota bacterium, the genomic stretch CGTCTACCGCGGCGACAACCTGACTGCCATCAGCTTTCCCGTGGGCGGCATCGGCACCGGCTGCATCCAGATGGACGGCACGGCGCGGCCGGCGGTCTGGCAGATATTCAGCAATCACCGGCAGGCGGTGGTGCCCCACAGCTTTTTCGCCGTGCGGGTGAAACCGCGCGACGGCGAACCCCTGGTGCGCGCGCTGCAGACGACGGCGGTGGGCCCCTTGGCGGGGATGAAAGGGCTGAGCTTTCGCGGCGAGTACCCGTTCGGATGGTTCGAGTTCGAGGACCCGGAATGCCCGATCGGGGTGACGATGGAGACGTTCAATCCGCTGCTCCCGCTGGAGGCGAGAGACTCGGCGATCCCCTGCGCGGTCTTCAACCTCGCGGCTGAGAACCGCGGTGCGGACGGCATCGCCGTGAGCTTCCTGGCGAGTCAGCAAAACGCCGTTGGGTTTACCGGAGCCGAGGAAATCAGGGAGCGTTCGCACCCGCATTACGGGGGTAACCGCAACCGGGTCCTGTGCGAGAACGGCGCGACCGTCGTGCACATGACGGCGGGAAGGGACTGCGCGGCGCCCGGCTGCGGAGACATGGCGCTGGCGACGTTCGCTGAGGCCGCGACGGCGACCGCCGCCTGGGACCGCCTCGAAGCGCTGGCGGCCGATTTCGCCGTGGACGGCGCGGTCGCGGGCCCGCAGACCGCGGGGCCTTCGCCGGGCGGGGAGACGATAGACGCGGCGCTGGCGGTGGGCTTCAGCCTGCAGCCGGGGGAGAAGAAGACGGTCACGTTCGTCCTGACCTGGCACTTCCCCGGTGCCACCCACGGAGAGGGCGCGTGGGGCGGAGCGGGCAACATGTACGCCAACTGGTGGCCCAACGCGCTTGAGGTGGCGCGCGAGCTGGGCGCACGGCTGGAGGAGCTGACGAGGCGGACGCGGCTCTATCACGACGCGCTGTACTCCTCGAACCTGCCCCACTGGCTGCTGGACCGCATCAGCTCGCAGGTGGCGATCCTGCGCAGCCCGACGTGCTTCTGGACGGGAGGCGGCTACTTCGGCGGCTGGGAGGGGTGCGGGCAATCTCAGGGCTGCTGCGCAGGGAACTGCTCCCACGTGTGGCACTACGCGCAGGCACCCGCGCGCCTGTTCCCGCAGATCGGCCGCGTCATGCGCGAGCAAGAGCTGCGCTTGCAGACGGCGGAGGGCGGGGTGCCGCACCGCCAGTGCCCGGAGTACGGGCCGGCGTGCGATGGGCAGTGCGGGGCGATTCTCGGCGCCTACCGGGAGCACCTGCTGAGCGCCGATTCGGGATGGCTCGACCGGTGGTGGACGCGCATCCGGAGGGCGATGGACTACGCCATCGCGACGTGGGACGCGGACGAAGACGGGGTGCTTGCGGGGGCGCAGTGGAACACCCTGGACGAGGCGCTCGGGGGGAGCTCGTCGTGGCTGGGATCGCTGTACCTGGCGGCGCTGGCGGCGGCGGAGAAGATGGCTGGACTGCAGGGGGATGAGGCGGCGGCGCGTTATCGTCACCTGCGCGAGTCGGGGGCACGCGCGCAGGACGAGACCCTGTTCAACGGCGAGTACTACGTCCAGCTCCCTGATGCGGAGGCGGGCAAGGACTACCTGACGGGCTGCCACATAGACCAGGCGCTCGGCCAGTGGTGGGCGCATCAGCTCGACCTCGGCTGGCTCTACCCGCCCGACCACGTGCGCAGCGCCTTGTCGGCGCTGGTGAAGTACAATTTCCACGCGGACTTCCGCGGCATCGCGCAGTCGCCGCGCAAGTTCGTGGCGGACGAGGACGCGGGGATGCAGATGATCACCTGGCCCCGCGGGGGGCGTCCCGACGCCGAGCAAACGACGTTCTACGCCGACGAGGTGATGAGCGGGTTCGAGTACGCGGCGGCGGCGACGATGGTGCAGGCGGGGCTGCTGGAAGAGGGTTTGATGGTGGTGCGAGCGGTACACGACCGCTATGACGGGCGGCGGCGGGAGGGGCTGACGCCGGGGGACACGGCGTCATGGGGCTACAGCGGCAACCCGTTCGGGGACGATGAGTGCGGCAAGTTCTACGCGCGGGCGCTGAGCGTGTGGTCGCTGCTGCTCGCATGCCAGGGGTTCGTCTACGACGGGCCGGCGGGGGTCATCGGCTTCAGGCCGGTGTGGAGGCCCGAAGATCACAGGTCGTTCTTCATCGCCGCGGAGGGCTGGGGGGTGTTCGCGCAGCGGCGCGGTGATCGCAGCCAGATCGAACGCATCGAGGTGCGCCACGGCCGGCTGCGGGTGAAGACGATGGTCTTCGAGGTGCCGGAGCAATGGCAGGTGTCGCAGGTGACGGTCATACTCTCCGGCGCGCCGGTGCCCGCGGCGCTCACCGTTGAGGGGGGACGAGTCCGCGCTCTCCTGACCGCGGAAACAGTCGTGCGGGAGGATGAAAGCCTGGAGGTCACGCTGCGATAGCGGCAACCGATGCTGCCGCCACCGGGTGTTGCGGGGATGCTCGATGCCGGCGGCGCCGGTATCCTCGCCTGCGAGCGGGGGCAGCCGCGGAACGTGATGGGGGGATAGAGGTCTTAGCCGCCGATGAACGCCGAACAAGCAGGAAAGAGATTAGCCGCGTGGGAGAACGCGGCGGCTTGCCCGCCGCAGAGGGGCGCGGAGGAAAACGAGAAGAGGCTAGCCATACGCAAGAGCTGATAAGCGCGGATGGGACGGATGGCACTGAAGAGATGGCACAGAGGGTACTCGTAGGGGCACGGCATGCCGTGCCCCTACCTGTGTCGCGCCCGGTCCGACCCCGAAGAACACCCATCAATTCATCGTTGACGCAACTAGGGCCGTGTGACCTTGCCGGCCTTGAGGCACTTGGTGCAGACGCGCATGGTGCGAGAGCGCCCGTTGACGACAGCGCGGACGCTCTGCAAGTTGGGCTTCTGCCGGCGCTTCGTCCGCTTGAGGATGCGTGAGCCGGCGCCGCCCTCCTGCTTGGGCTTGCCGCGACGCGCGACGGTGTTACCGGCAAGTGGTCCCTTGCCGCAAACGGCACAGCGATGTGACATCTCATTCTCCTTTGGGGCGGAGAACGAGCAGGGGTCAAGCAGAGGGCCGCCGGAATCCGCGAAGTGGTCGGCGGCTCGTGGTCAAGATCGCGTGGATGGCCCTGCCGTTGCTCCGGATAGACACGTGACATAACCCCGGCCCGCGGCAGAGGCGAGCGCAGGGAACAAAGAAGCAGGTGTGTCTATCCGCTAGTCCGGCATAGGGCCTCGCAGTGCACGGCGGTGGTGACCAGAGTATAGCCCCGCAGCGCGGAGGTGTCAATCAAGCGGCGGCGGGGGGTGTGACCGCGAAAAGTTGGTGTGAGGATCAACCCATGGAGCATGGCCGCCCCGGCCGTGTGGGCGACCCGCCTCGTCGGGTCGCCAAATGACACAGGCGAGGGCGCCTATGCTCCACGTGGGATGCACGGCGCCACCTCTCCGGTCAACTCCACCAACGAAAATCGGTCACACCCGCGGCGGGCGGCGGGTGGCGAGCGCAGAAAGCGTAGACGGCGGTCGCGTTGTAGGGGCGGCCCGGTGTGGCCGCCCATTCCCAGCGGCTAGGCCTAAAGGTCGCCGTGGCGGTCGCTTTGCGACCTAGCCACCGAGGGCCCCGATAGATCGGGATTCGGAAACGGCGGTGCGACACCTCACCGGCGCAGGGCGGAGCGGGGGCGCCAGGAGCAGGTGACGACACCCTCGATGGCGAGGTCGCCCGGGGACATGGGGATGGCGGCGTAGGCGGGGTTGTCGGATTGGAGAGTGATGCCGTGGGGGGAGCGGCGCAGGCGCTTGAGCACCAGTTCAGATCCCACGCGGGCGATGACGATGTCGCCATCCTCCGCCGCATGCTGGCGGTGCACCGCGACATACTCGCCCTCGCGCAGGGTGGGCTCCATGGAGTCGCCGGCGATGCGCAGCGCGTAGTCGGCGTTTTCGGAGACCGCCTCGGGCAGGCGCAGCACGCCCTCGTCGCGCGGCTCGATTTCGCTCAGGGGGCCGGCGCGGATATGGCCCAGCACCGGCAGGTCAATGATGCCGGGGCGCACCTCCGCGCGCTCGACGCGAGCGCGATGCAGGGCGCGGTCAATCTGGGTTTGGGCGGCTTCCTCGCGCACGGAGTCGGGCTGCCCCTCGAGCAGACGACCCACGGGCACCCGCAACACTTCAGCCAGCCGCACCACGGTCGCCAAGGCGGGGGTCTTGGTGCCGCGGAAGTAGGCGTGCAGGGCCTGGGGTGACACGGGCACCCGACTGGCTGCCTCGACTACGGTCAGGCCCGCCGCGCGCACCGCCGCGCGCAGCTTTTCACCGAGCAAGTTGCGGTCGAGAGGCATTGTAATGGGATTCTACCATGAATGCAAAAATATTTTTGCATTTTTTAGCGTCGCCCTTGACAATAGGCTCCTCAGAGTTTATAGTAGAAACCACTGGGTGCTTCGGAGCGGCCGTGATTAACGGGGATGGCTGGGACGATACAGGCGGAGCGCCTGTATCGTTCGCTGTAGCCCGGAGCCGCGGGACGGCTCGGAGGGATCGGCGAAAAGCATCGGCTGGGAGGAGAAAGGTAGTATGGCTAAGGTATCGCCGGCGCAGCGCAAGTGGCTGTTGGAGATGACATGGGAGGAGGTCGAGCTGGTCAGGGCCTTGCGGGCCCTGAAGTACGGTCGCGTGACCGCGGTCATTCAGGATCGTCGGGTGGTGCGATTGGAAACGATGGAGCAGCGGGCCTTTAGCACCTAGGCCCCATTTCGCCGAGCGAAGAACGCAGGCGAGTCATTCCGCGAAGTTCACAGCCGGGAGCGGCTGTGAATCACACGCGGAGGTGGCTCGCCTTTTGGTTTGGCGCTCGGCGCGCATCGTCCCCCCTTTTCCGACCAGGCACCAACGGAGGTCCTGATGATTACGGAGGTCATGCGGCACGAGTTGGATTCGCGACTGGCGTCGTGGCTGGGGCTGCGGCGTTGCCCGTGGTGCGAGCAGCGGACGCTGGTCATCCACACCGCGGCGGAGCCGTGGCGCACGCGGGTGGAGCGCGGCATCACCGTCATCCGCGGCACGCCGTGGTTTCGCTGCGGCCACTGCGGCCAGGACGGAACGCTGGAGTTCCTCTACTACATCGTTTTCCCCGACGCCCCCGAGACCGAGGAGATGGAGCGCTTCCGGCACCTGTTCTCGGGCGGGGTGTGGGACCGGGAGGAAAGCCGATGACGCGCGCCGACACGAAGCCCCCGGCGGCGGGCACCGCGGCCGCCGAGGAGGCCGCCGACGGCTTGCTCCGCGAGACCCCAGGGGTCTATACGGCACGCCAGTTGCGCGAGAAGGCGCGGCGCGAGACGCCGGTGAGCGGTCTCGCCGCGGCTGGAGGTGAATACGCGCTCGACGCCGAGGATTGGCTAACGTTGCGCCGGCTGGGGGCGCTGCAGCGGCGCTTGCGCCTGACCATCTTCTACGACCGGCTGGATGACAGCGAGCGGCGAGTGATGATTCGCCGGCTGGATGGGGCGCGCCAGCGCGAGATCGCGGCGGAGTTGGGGGTTTCGCAGCAGCGGGTATCAAGAATCTTCGCGCGGGCGGTTGTAAAATGCCGCGATGCGTCCGCGTTATATGAAGGCAGTCCGCTGGAGGGGGAGTTCTGGTGGCAGGTGCGGGAGGCGGAAAAGTCGGTTTACCGGCGGCCCGAGCGCGTGTGGCGGCACCAGCGGGCGCCGGACCGGGCGCTGGTGCGCAGCCTGCGCGGCAAGGGCGGGAGGTTCCTGTTCTTCGTGAATGTGGAGGGAATCACCGCAGAGGCGCAGAGACCGCAGAGCAGAAAAAGGTAGAGGGTCATAGCCGCGGGTGAACGCGGATGAAGTCCGCCGTCGGACGCGGGCTCCGTCCACGGCGACCCTCACCGTGAGAGGGGTTGGCAGCCGGGACGGCTGCCTCACGATGACGAGGTCGGAGGGCAGGGTGAGATCAGGACGCAACCACCGCTGGGAGCAGGCGATACCGCTGCTGTTGGCGGGCATGAGCAGAGAAAAGGTCGCGCAGGAGGTGGGGGTGCGCGCGGACACGATTGAGGCGTGGCAGCGCGATCCCGATTTCTGCCGCCGCCGCCAGGAGCACCTGGAGGCCAACTTCTCGCTCGCCGCGCAGGTGCTGCGCAACTCTTCGCTGCGGGCGGTGGAAAAGCTGCTGGAGCGGGTGGAGGAGAGCGACGTCAGCGCGGCGGTGCATGTCCTGAAGGCGGTCGGCCTCTACTCCGAGCGCACGGCCGGCAAGCTGAACCATGACCACGGCGGAGAGATCGTTATCCGATGGGACGACGGCGACGCTATCGTGTCCGCCCGCGCGCCGGACGCTGACCGTCCCGTACCGCCCCACTACAGCGCAGCGGAGGTTTCATGATTCCCGGGCGCGGTTTCGCGTCCTCGTCGCCGGGCGGCGCTTCGGGAAAACGAAGGCCGCGGTGAATGAACTGATCCGCGCCGCCATCCGCCAACCGGGGTCACTCAACTGGTGGGTGGCGCCGACGTTCTCGATCACGCGCAAGGGGTGGCGCGAGTTGTTCGCGTTCCTGCCGGAGGAGATCATCGCCAACGTCTCGCGCACGGAGGTGATGGTGGAGCTGGTCAACGGCTCCAGCATCTGGTTCAAGTCCGCCGACAACCCCGATTCGCTGCTCTCCGAGGGGCTGGATTTCGTGGTGGTGGACGAGGCGGCGCGGGTGAGCGAGGAGGCGTGGGGCCGCGCCCTGCGCCCCGCGTTGAGCGATAAGCTCGGGCGCGCCGCCTTCACGGCGACGCCCGCGGGCAAGAACTGGCTCTACCGACTGTGGCTGCGGGGGCAGGACGCGCTGGACACCGAGGTTGAGAGCTGGCGCTTTGCGACCACCGACAACCCGTACATCCCGCGCGGCGAAATCGCGGCAGCGCGCAAGGGGATGGTGGAGCGATACTTTCGCCAGGAGTACCTGGCGGCGTTCGAGGATGACGTGGGCGCGGTGTTTCCGCAGGCCCGGCGGCAGGCGACGGGCGCGTTTGAGGAGCCTGGCGCGCAGGAAGTGGTAATCGGGGTTGATTGGGGCAAGCACCAGGACGCGAGCGTGTTCGTGGTGTTGGATGTCGCGCGCAACACGGTGGTGGCGCTCGACCGGCAGCTGCAGGTGGATTACACGCTGCAGATGGGGCGGCTGGGGGCGCTGGTCGAGCGCTGGCGGCCGCGGATGATGGTGGCGGAGATGAACTCGGCGGGCGACCCGCTGGTGGAGCAGTTGCGGCGCGATCTGCCGTGCCCGGTGGAGGGGTTCCTGACCACCGCCGCCAGCAAGCGGCAGTTGATTGATGCGCTGGCGCTCGCAATTGAACGGGGAGACATCACTTACCCCGATGTGCCGGAGCTCGTCGGGGAGCTCGAAGCCTTCCGCTACGAGCTGACGGCGGCGGGGAATGTCCGCTATGCCGCGCCCAGCGAGCGCTATCACGATGACTGCGTGATGGCGCTGGCGCTCGCCTGGCACGCGGCGGCGCATACACGGCCGCCGGTGGTGCGGTGGCTGGGGGAGTAGGGATTAACCACGGAGAGCACAGAGGGCACGGAGAGGGATCATCCACAGATAAACGCAGATGGACACGGATGAGGGAAACCGACTAACCACAGAGCACACAGAGAAGAGAAGAGGCGGAATGAACCGCCGATGAACGCCGACGAGACTTGAACCGCGGAGGCGCAGAGGACGCGGAGACAAGACGGCAATTAGCCGCCGCTCAACAGGGATGGGCGCGGATTACTGGTAGGGGCGCATGGCCATGCGCCCCTAAGGTTTGCCAGCCGGGGGCCCCGATGGATCGGGATTCGGAAACGACTGGGCCACATGGGCGCGATGAATCGCGCCGTCAGAAGCTGGTGTGCTCGCAGGCGGGACGCCTGCGCTACCAGATGATGGGGAGTCAACGCGATTGACCCGTAATGTAATGACAGGTTTGCGAAATCTCGCCGGGCGGGTGTTGGGCAAATCGGCCTGGGAGACGGTGTGGCGGCGGCACCATGTCTATGGCATGGACGAGGCGCCGGCGGGCATGTTCTCTCACACCTCGGACTACCTGGAGGCCTACTCGAAGATCGGCACGGTCTATGCCTGCACCAGCCTGATCGCGTCGTCGTTCGCGCGGGTGCCGTGGCATTTCGAGGACGCGATGGGCAATGAGGTGCGCCGCGATGACCTGCGCCGTCTGCTGCGCCGCCCCAATGCTTGCATGTCGGGGTTGGAGTTGTTCGAGGCCACGGTTACACATCTCGAACTGACGGGCAACGCCTTCTGGTATCTGAGCGAGGTGGACGGGACGGGCCTGTTTGAGGCCGATCCCGCGGGGGTGTTCATCACCGACGCCGACGGCCGGCCGCGGCCCTCGGGTCGCCCGAACTTCGGGCGCCCGCGGGAGATCCATTACCTGGAGCCGGACCGCGTGCGCATCGCCAAGGGCGCGGACGGCGCGC encodes the following:
- a CDS encoding YgiT-type zinc finger protein, whose translation is MITEVMRHELDSRLASWLGLRRCPWCEQRTLVIHTAAEPWRTRVERGITVIRGTPWFRCGHCGQDGTLEFLYYIVFPDAPETEEMERFRHLFSGGVWDREESR
- a CDS encoding DUF2292 domain-containing protein; this encodes MAKVSPAQRKWLLEMTWEEVELVRALRALKYGRVTAVIQDRRVVRLETMEQRAFST
- a CDS encoding sigma factor-like helix-turn-helix DNA-binding protein, with product MTRADTKPPAAGTAAAEEAADGLLRETPGVYTARQLREKARRETPVSGLAAAGGEYALDAEDWLTLRRLGALQRRLRLTIFYDRLDDSERRVMIRRLDGARQREIAAELGVSQQRVSRIFARAVVKCRDASALYEGSPLEGEFWWQVREAEKSVYRRPERVWRHQRAPDRALVRSLRGKGGRFLFFVNVEGITAEAQRPQSRKR
- a CDS encoding GNAT family N-acetyltransferase; protein product: MVIVIREACLADTGGIARVHVDAWRSTYRGMVPDEHLAGLSYEKAEKAAERNFTEAETGYFAFVAETEEGEIVGFASGAQAAADDAPFAGALPAIYILEEYQRRGIGRRLVQAVAQRLVEMGMCSMVVGVLRENASRSFYEHLGGRFTGSRTIVIGGRECEEVCYGWDNVMALAAQRQAEWDAHRRELASERHLFGRGETRVYRGDNLTAISFPVGGIGTGCIQMDGTARPAVWQIFSNHRQAVVPHSFFAVRVKPRDGEPLVRALQTTAVGPLAGMKGLSFRGEYPFGWFEFEDPECPIGVTMETFNPLLPLEARDSAIPCAVFNLAAENRGADGIAVSFLASQQNAVGFTGAEEIRERSHPHYGGNRNRVLCENGATVVHMTAGRDCAAPGCGDMALATFAEAATATAAWDRLEALAADFAVDGAVAGPQTAGPSPGGETIDAALAVGFSLQPGEKKTVTFVLTWHFPGATHGEGAWGGAGNMYANWWPNALEVARELGARLEELTRRTRLYHDALYSSNLPHWLLDRISSQVAILRSPTCFWTGGGYFGGWEGCGQSQGCCAGNCSHVWHYAQAPARLFPQIGRVMREQELRLQTAEGGVPHRQCPEYGPACDGQCGAILGAYREHLLSADSGWLDRWWTRIRRAMDYAIATWDADEDGVLAGAQWNTLDEALGGSSSWLGSLYLAALAAAEKMAGLQGDEAAARYRHLRESGARAQDETLFNGEYYVQLPDAEAGKDYLTGCHIDQALGQWWAHQLDLGWLYPPDHVRSALSALVKYNFHADFRGIAQSPRKFVADEDAGMQMITWPRGGRPDAEQTTFYADEVMSGFEYAAAATMVQAGLLEEGLMVVRAVHDRYDGRRREGLTPGDTASWGYSGNPFGDDECGKFYARALSVWSLLLACQGFVYDGPAGVIGFRPVWRPEDHRSFFIAAEGWGVFAQRRGDRSQIERIEVRHGRLRVKTMVFEVPEQWQVSQVTVILSGAPVPAALTVEGGRVRALLTAETVVREDESLEVTLR
- the rpmB gene encoding 50S ribosomal protein L28, encoding MSHRCAVCGKGPLAGNTVARRGKPKQEGGAGSRILKRTKRRQKPNLQSVRAVVNGRSRTMRVCTKCLKAGKVTRP
- a CDS encoding XRE family transcriptional regulator; this encodes MPLDRNLLGEKLRAAVRAAGLTVVEAASRVPVSPQALHAYFRGTKTPALATVVRLAEVLRVPVGRLLEGQPDSVREEAAQTQIDRALHRARVERAEVRPGIIDLPVLGHIRAGPLSEIEPRDEGVLRLPEAVSENADYALRIAGDSMEPTLREGEYVAVHRQHAAEDGDIVIARVGSELVLKRLRRSPHGITLQSDNPAYAAIPMSPGDLAIEGVVTCSWRPRSALRR
- a CDS encoding phage terminase large subunit codes for the protein MTTAERSLSDGTTATLSCPPARRTLTVPYRPTTAQRRFHDSRARFRVLVAGRRFGKTKAAVNELIRAAIRQPGSLNWWVAPTFSITRKGWRELFAFLPEEIIANVSRTEVMVELVNGSSIWFKSADNPDSLLSEGLDFVVVDEAARVSEEAWGRALRPALSDKLGRAAFTATPAGKNWLYRLWLRGQDALDTEVESWRFATTDNPYIPRGEIAAARKGMVERYFRQEYLAAFEDDVGAVFPQARRQATGAFEEPGAQEVVIGVDWGKHQDASVFVVLDVARNTVVALDRQLQVDYTLQMGRLGALVERWRPRMMVAEMNSAGDPLVEQLRRDLPCPVEGFLTTAASKRQLIDALALAIERGDITYPDVPELVGELEAFRYELTAAGNVRYAAPSERYHDDCVMALALAWHAAAHTRPPVVRWLGE